A region of Geobacillus sp. 46C-IIa DNA encodes the following proteins:
- a CDS encoding DNA-directed RNA polymerase subunit beta translates to MASARDRHRSHGDLPCGGRVVGYSAIGDGRWLDVFRPSTWQHIIDVVEKGT, encoded by the coding sequence GCTCGTGATCGTCACCGTTCTCATGGCGATCTGCCTTGCGGCGGGCGCGTCGTCGGCTACAGCGCCATCGGCGACGGACGGTGGCTGGACGTGTTCCGCCCGTCCACGTGGCAGCACATCATTGACGTGGTGGAAAAAGGGACATAG